A single window of Cheilinus undulatus linkage group 12, ASM1832078v1, whole genome shotgun sequence DNA harbors:
- the npm1a gene encoding nucleophosmin 1a yields MNGVDQEPMAPQTFLYGCALEAGKEVVFNPEDDDFEHQLDLRMACVDASTKDELHMVEVEGQDTEGQKIKAVLVSLKPSTLPSVCLGGFTIQPPAIFRLKAGSGPIHLSGQHLVMMEVDPTFDEEDDEDEEEEEEDVKTSKKRPATSPAAKSQKKMKMDVEEIDDDDDEEDDDDDDDDDMEDEDEDDEEDEESEEEETPVKAKPTPSKQKSPAQNGKSSKPGTPGKKQEKTPKGKGEKSPKTPPTPKAALTVSEMKTKLMEAIKKGVTLPKLQLKFENFVKNSYKAETKDIAELWKWRQSLKDAK; encoded by the exons atgaaCGGAGTAGACCAAGAGCCAATGGCCCCACAGACCTTTCTTTACG gTTGCGCCCTGGAGGCTGGAAAGGAAGTGGTGTTCAATCCTGAGGACGATGACTTTGAGCATCAGCTGGATCTAAGAATG GCCTGTGTGGACGCCAGCACAAAGGATGAACTTCACATGGTGGAGGTTGAAGGACAAGACACAGAAGGGCAGAAAATCAAAGCAGTTCTTGTTTCACTGAAGCCCTCTACCCTGCCAAGT GTGTGTCTTGGTGGTTTCACAATCCAGCCCCCAGCTATTTTCCGTCTGAAGGCTGGTTCTGGTCCAATCCATCTCAGTGGACAACACCTCGTCA TGATGGAAGTTGACCCGACTTTTGATGAGGAGGACgatgaggatgaagaagaggaggaagaagatgTCAAAACATCAAAGAAGAGACCGGCTACCTCTCCTGCCGCCAAGTCTCAG aaaaagatgaaaatggaTGTTGAAGagattgatgatgatgatgacgaagAGGACGACGAcgacgatgatgatgacgacATGGAGGATGA agatgaagatgatgaggaggatgaggagagcgaggaggaggagacacCTGTTAAG GCCAAGCCAACACCATCCAAACAGAAATCACCTGCTCAGAATGGGAAGAGCTCTAAACCTGGTACACCAGGCAAAAAGCAG GAAAAGACCCCTAAAGGTAAAGGTGAGAAGTCGCCCAAAACTCCACCAACCCCAAAAGCAGCTCTGACAGTTTCTGAGATGAAAACCAAGTTGATGGAGGCAATTAAGAag GGAGTAACATTACCTAAACTCCAGCTCAAGTTTGAGAACTTTGTGAAGAACAGTTATAAAGCAGAAACCAAG gaCATCGCCGAGCTCTGGAAGTGGAGGCAGTCGTTGAAGGATGCAAAATAA